A segment of the Sulfurovum indicum genome:
TTTTCTGATCTCGACACCTATTACTGGCGTAGACTCCATTCTGGCAACTTACGGGATCTTTGGATGGATCTTTACGATCTACCGGGTCATAACGTCGATGATCATCGCTACAGCGGCAGGCATTCTTGCCAATCTTTTCGATAAAGAGAGTAAAAGAGAAACAGAAGAAATACAAAAAGAGAACTATTTCAAGGCAGCACACTGGGCTGCAGCACCCATCTTCACTACAGAAACATTGCACAATGTCACTGATCATCGCTCCTTACTCTCCACCCCTTATCCCTCACCAGGTTTCTCCTCCTGTAACACTGGCAGGACAAAAAAATTCTCATTTACATCCGTAATAAGATATGCCTTTATTACTCTGCCTGAAGACATTGCCAAAGCACTTTTTTGGGGACTTGTTATCGGTGCCCTTATAACCGTTACTATCCCGGATAATCTAAGCGAAATACTTGAAACCAACAATTGGCTAAGCTACCTCATCGTCATTGCCATTGCTGTACCGATGTATGTATGTGCAACAGCATCACTCCCTATCGCTGCAGGCCTAATGTTAAGCGGTGTAAGTGCTGGAGCTGCTTTCGTTTTCCTCTCTGCAGGACCGGCTACAAATACGGTAACCATCGGTGTGGTTAAAAAGATGCTTGGGAGCCGTTCGCTTACCATCTACCTGGGAACTATTGTCATTGGGAGTATTCTTTTCGGACTGGGGATGGATTATGTGTTTGATGCTTCCAATATCGATCCTGCTTCACTCATTCAGATGGATGAAGATGGAGGTATCATCGCCATACTCAGTTCCATTATTCTCTGGGTACTGATACTCTATTTTGTACTACAACCGTACTTTGTAAAGAAAAAGAACTGCAGCGGAGGATCCTGCTGTCCATAGTCAACAGATCTTTACTGCCTAAAAATAGATATCATATCACTTTAGAAAGAGAAATACAGGGAATAGACTTACCAGCCTCGTCTTGTCGGTAAGACTTGTCTCCTATGAAGAGAGGAGACAAACTCCTAGTAGCACCTGTCAAGGAAATTTTGCAGTTTGGATTTGGCACTGTGCAGGAAGAGTGTACTTTTCCCTGAAAGCTTTCCATCTTCAGACATTGATGTTGTTATAAAGTTTTTAACAGCTTTTACCAGGGTATCGGTTTCATTCATCTCAAAACGTGATTTTTCGTGATACTCCGGGATCTCCTCTTTGATACCTTCAATATGCAAAATTCTTTTCAGTTTTCCATTTTGCTCCTGCAACACTACCTGATAGGTTTTCAGTATCTTGATTGCATCATTCATGTGCGCATCGACTCTGTCCATCTCCTCTTTACAGTTACCTTTCACTTTTGCATACTCCTGAGCCTCCTCAAGCTGCTTCTTGGCAAACTGCAGATTACTGCTTGCCCGCATTGAGGTACGGACACTATAAATGATCCCCATTACAACCAATACGACGATAACAACAAAACCTCCACCCAGAAACATATCCGGTTTGGCACCAAACAGTGTTGCATACCATCCCAATACCTGCTTGGCTGTATCCACAGACGGAACCTTGCTCATATCCAGCGTAATGCCGACTTTTTCTGCTGCAAGAAAGATAAGCCCGGCAAATATAAGGACTCCTGCAATAAGAGACAAAAGAAAACTGCTGAATTTACCACTGGATATATTCTTAACAATGAAAGGAGGCAACTCTTCTTTGGGTTTGAATGCCACTTCATCCTCGTGAGTTGACTCCTCTTCCTCTTTTCCATACCCAAGTTCATCCAGCAGTGACTCACTCTCATTCAGTGCCCCGGCCTTCAACTCTTCTTTGGCTTCTTCATAACTTTTAAGATCTTCCTGGAGCAATAATTTACATGCATCCAACTGTTTTTCTGTATCATCTACAATATGATACGTTTTTTTGATCAATAAAATAGCGGCATCGTGTTTGTTCATATTCTCTATCTGGGAAAGCGCCTCCTCATCCAGTACTCCCGCTGATTCACTACTCTCTTCCTGAACAGACCCTTCTTTGCTTTCAGACGATTTTCTTCCTGACTCTGCTGCCTCATCTTCGTTCAAGGAAGATTTTTCCATTACACCCTCTTCATTCGCAACAGTTTCTTCTGTTTTTTTAGGAGACTCCTCTATATTTTCAACACTCCCTTCATGTTCTTTCATACCCGCTCCTTTTCAAAATATTGTGATAATTTTTCTATTTTATCAAAAAAAAACCATAATTGATTAATCTACATCAATTTTTTACTACTCTTGGATATAATTTTGTACTTTTTAACTATAGGAATATTATGGGTATAATCGTTGCACTTCTGGTTCTTTCTGTTCTGATCTTCTTTCATGAACTCGGTCACTTTACAGCAGCACGCTTTTTCGGTGTACAAGTCGATATTTTCAGCATAGGTTTTGGTAAACGCCTTTGGACCAAAAAGATAGGAAAGACTGAATGGAGCCTCTCAGCTATTCCTCTTGGCGGTTATATCAAGATGAAAGGTCAGGATGATATTGATCCGACACTGAAAAGTTTTGATGAAGACAGTTACAATGCGAAGAAACCATGGCAACGCATTATCATTCTGCTTGCCGGTCCTTTTGCGAACTTTCTCTTGGCCTTTCTTCTCTACCTTGCCATTGCCTATATGGGTGTCCCGAAACTGCTTCCTTATGTGGGTGACGTCACCCAAGACTCCCCTGCCTACCAGGCAGGCTTGCAAAAAGAAGACAAAATCCTTCAGATAAACGGTGTTACTATCAAATACTGGGAAGAGATCGGCGAGCAGATCAATGCTTCAAAAGGAGAGATCACACTGACCATAGAAAGAGAGAGACACTCCAAAACGCTTATACTTGTTCCTAAAGTGATCGAAGACAAAAATATTTTCGGAGAAAAGATCACACGCAGGATCATCGGTATATCCCCGATGCCCAAACAGACAGAAGTCGTTTACGGTTTTACGGAGGGGTTCAAATATGCCTGGGATGAAACTGTAAAATCAAGTACGTTGATCTTTCAAAGTGTCCAGAAACTGCTTACCGGTGTGGTAGGGGCAGACAAACTTGGTGGTATCATTACCATTGTCGATGTCACAGCTCAGGCAAGTCATGCCGGTATTCTTGCGCTCTTTTTCTTTACCGCACTTATTTCCGTCAATCTTGGTGTACTTAATCTGCTGCCCATTCCTGCACTGGATGGTGGACACATCATGTTCAATCTTTATGAGATTGTTCGAGGCAAAGCACCCAGTGACAATGCCATGTACTATACTACTTTGGCAGGATGGGCAATACTTATCGGGTTAATGATGCTGGGACTTTATAATGATATAAACCGGCTGATGGGATAAACCCTACTTTGTTCGAAATTAAGAATTAAAAATTAAAAATTTTGGTATGCTTTTCCTACAAAAAGCTTTTAAATACAGGGTGCTGTCTTACCACGGCACTACATAAAGGGAACGTAAAAAATGATACTTGACAAAGAACAATTGAGGAAAAACCTGGATGAAGTGATCTGGAACATAGAAGAGGCACGCATCACCGTAAGCGAACACCACATTGTAAAACTGGTCATAGTAAGCAAGTACACTGAAGTTGAAAATATCGCTACCTTGTATGAACTGGGGCAGAGAGCATTCGGAGAAAATCAGGTCCAGCAGCTCAAAGAGCGTATCAATACCCTTGACGACCTACCTCTTGAATGGCACATGATCGGCACACTCCAGAAGAACAAGATCAACAATCTCATAGACCTTCGCCCTGTACTCATGCACTCACTCGACAGTATTGAACTGGCACAGGAACTTAACAAAAAACTTGAAGCAAAATCCAGTAATATAAGCTGCCTGCTCCAGATCAATGCAGCAAGAGAAGAGACAAAGTCCGGTGTCGCGCCCGAAAAGGCAAAGGACA
Coding sequences within it:
- a CDS encoding SO_0444 family Cu/Zn efflux transporter, translated to MEITHFFGALWQLSIAMAPYILSGLLFAGILHEIIPNSIVTRHLGKDNITSVVKSTLFGIPLPVCSCGVVPLATSIKKSGASKGATLSFLISTPITGVDSILATYGIFGWIFTIYRVITSMIIATAAGILANLFDKESKRETEEIQKENYFKAAHWAAAPIFTTETLHNVTDHRSLLSTPYPSPGFSSCNTGRTKKFSFTSVIRYAFITLPEDIAKALFWGLVIGALITVTIPDNLSEILETNNWLSYLIVIAIAVPMYVCATASLPIAAGLMLSGVSAGAAFVFLSAGPATNTVTIGVVKKMLGSRSLTIYLGTIVIGSILFGLGMDYVFDASNIDPASLIQMDEDGGIIAILSSIILWVLILYFVLQPYFVKKKNCSGGSCCP
- a CDS encoding YggS family pyridoxal phosphate-dependent enzyme, whose translation is MILDKEQLRKNLDEVIWNIEEARITVSEHHIVKLVIVSKYTEVENIATLYELGQRAFGENQVQQLKERINTLDDLPLEWHMIGTLQKNKINNLIDLRPVLMHSLDSIELAQELNKKLEAKSSNISCLLQINAAREETKSGVAPEKAKDIYHEIRERFKNITLKGVMTIGAHTDDTKVIQESFETTRKIYENLKKDGASICSMGMSGDYELAIKCGSNMVRIGSALFK
- the rseP gene encoding RIP metalloprotease RseP; the protein is MGIIVALLVLSVLIFFHELGHFTAARFFGVQVDIFSIGFGKRLWTKKIGKTEWSLSAIPLGGYIKMKGQDDIDPTLKSFDEDSYNAKKPWQRIIILLAGPFANFLLAFLLYLAIAYMGVPKLLPYVGDVTQDSPAYQAGLQKEDKILQINGVTIKYWEEIGEQINASKGEITLTIERERHSKTLILVPKVIEDKNIFGEKITRRIIGISPMPKQTEVVYGFTEGFKYAWDETVKSSTLIFQSVQKLLTGVVGADKLGGIITIVDVTAQASHAGILALFFFTALISVNLGVLNLLPIPALDGGHIMFNLYEIVRGKAPSDNAMYYTTLAGWAILIGLMMLGLYNDINRLMG